From Deinococcus yavapaiensis KR-236, a single genomic window includes:
- a CDS encoding TIGR00282 family metallophosphoesterase: MLRLLFIGDVYGKPGRRVLAAHLPSIRGAYDVVIANGENAAGGHGLNAESAKTMFSAGVDVITLGNHAFGHRDVHALLGSAKVVRPLNYPIGTPGGGFLTIQAKGERLTVVNVMGRVFMDPLDDPFKALDDLLEGPDLGSVIVDFHAEATSEKAAFAYHLDGRVAAVLGTHTHVPTADARILPNGTGFQTDVGMTGPLESVIGAAPEGPIARFTTRMPTKLTVAEGRAVFNAAALTLDGGSCVAIERYAFTEPA, from the coding sequence ATGTTGCGCTTGCTTTTCATCGGGGACGTGTACGGCAAGCCTGGCCGCCGTGTTCTCGCCGCCCATCTGCCGAGCATTCGCGGCGCGTACGACGTCGTGATCGCCAACGGCGAGAACGCCGCGGGTGGGCACGGCCTCAACGCCGAAAGCGCCAAGACGATGTTCTCGGCGGGCGTGGACGTCATCACCCTGGGCAACCACGCCTTCGGGCACCGTGACGTTCACGCCCTGCTGGGCTCGGCGAAGGTCGTGCGCCCCCTCAACTATCCTATCGGCACGCCCGGCGGCGGCTTTCTCACGATCCAAGCCAAAGGTGAGCGCCTCACGGTGGTCAACGTCATGGGCCGCGTGTTCATGGACCCGCTCGACGATCCGTTCAAGGCGCTCGACGATCTGCTCGAAGGGCCCGACCTCGGCTCCGTGATCGTGGACTTCCACGCCGAGGCGACGTCGGAGAAGGCCGCCTTCGCGTACCATCTCGACGGTCGGGTGGCGGCCGTGCTGGGAACGCACACGCACGTTCCGACCGCCGACGCCCGCATTTTGCCCAACGGCACGGGCTTTCAAACGGACGTGGGCATGACGGGCCCGCTCGAAAGCGTGATCGGCGCGGCGCCCGAGGGGCCCATCGCTCGCTTCACCACCAGGATGCCGACGAAGCTCACCGTCGCCGAGGGCCGCGCGGTGTTCAACGCCGCCGCGTTGACCCTCGACGGGGGAAGCTGCGTCGCCATCGAACGGTACGCGTTCACGGAGCCGGCGTGA
- a CDS encoding NYN domain-containing protein, which produces MEYVTHKPRVGIFIDTQNLYHSARDLQERTVNFETLLKVGCEGRELVRAIAYVVEKEGDASPRPFIYKLSTLGYKVRRMFLQLHHVNDQGKAIWEGNWDMGIVADMVRLCDHLDVIVLGSGDGDFADIVEVLQERGKRVEVIAFREHTAQKLVDAADKFTHMMDVEDALMPVKERKPL; this is translated from the coding sequence ATGGAATACGTGACGCACAAACCCAGAGTCGGCATTTTCATAGACACGCAAAACCTCTACCATTCGGCGCGCGATCTTCAAGAGCGCACCGTCAACTTCGAGACGCTTCTCAAGGTGGGCTGCGAAGGCCGCGAGCTCGTCCGTGCGATCGCCTACGTCGTCGAGAAGGAAGGCGACGCGTCGCCGAGGCCGTTCATCTACAAACTGTCCACCCTCGGCTACAAGGTGCGGCGGATGTTCTTGCAGTTGCATCACGTCAACGATCAAGGCAAGGCCATCTGGGAAGGCAATTGGGACATGGGCATCGTGGCGGACATGGTGCGCTTGTGCGACCACCTCGACGTGATCGTGCTCGGCAGCGGCGACGGGGACTTCGCGGACATCGTCGAGGTGCTGCAAGAGCGGGGCAAGCGGGTGGAAGTCATCGCCTTTCGCGAGCACACCGCGCAAAAGCTCGTGGACGCCGCCGACAAGTTCACGCACATGATGGACGTGGAAGACGCGCTGATGCCGGTCAAGGAACGCAAGCCGCTGTGA
- a CDS encoding SARP family transcriptional regulator, which yields MDWQAAFNEGRYDEVIERLQQQAEHTARAQGVLGIALLRLGRLHEAFGPLSEAAEQGDLEAAVELGNWLRVNGQLTDAKTVLTALLTHLDGELLVRAERWLGAVEYLLGQRIDGLDRLRRAHRGYLDLGDEEGAARVAQNLAALLTEIGEFHEASLLLESALPTLRRSTKKGPLLAALQSLADLLTQHKNYAEAHDVLVEAEVVLQSFPHPHHAAFILTSRANLSMLAGDYGAYLEALGKLEGLADALDDLELRLWTTVRRAEHFSRVGQHGEALALLAKFTGPSGEEPPIEITALRGVLARRRGDLRSAVGLLRGAARRYESQGQRPAHARTLLQLSYTHYLARELREASDVLRRALEGLMGLSAHTEFLPELEELAELLHFAALEPDLAPILVPVLDRVAGLAGAAALDAGTARTLIELRTFGSARAMKDGVPLGFNMEGSAAILAYLALNPGRTRRDIELELFPDRDPEKGYVKACLRELRDMLGPEVLVSEGPYRAPQYRIGRGVTVNLDYNTFMTAVNAGDLPRAFAVYKGDFLAKLTESEWASVKRESARLALLEETRHQVGVAKVHRDHARVLLLASAYLKVDGYERELHDERVAAARFVASAAEIAQYESERRSVQN from the coding sequence TTGGACTGGCAAGCGGCTTTCAACGAGGGAAGATACGACGAGGTCATCGAGCGGCTTCAGCAGCAAGCCGAGCACACGGCGCGCGCGCAAGGCGTGCTGGGAATCGCCTTGCTGCGGCTCGGTCGCCTTCATGAAGCATTCGGGCCGTTGTCCGAGGCGGCCGAGCAGGGAGATCTCGAAGCAGCGGTCGAACTCGGCAACTGGCTTCGCGTGAACGGCCAACTGACCGACGCGAAAACGGTGCTGACCGCCCTTCTCACGCACCTCGACGGCGAGTTGCTCGTGCGGGCCGAGCGATGGCTCGGCGCGGTCGAGTACCTGTTGGGGCAGCGCATCGACGGCCTCGATCGCTTGCGCCGCGCTCATCGCGGGTACCTCGATCTCGGCGACGAGGAAGGCGCCGCGCGCGTCGCGCAAAATTTGGCGGCGTTGCTGACCGAGATCGGCGAATTTCACGAGGCGTCCTTGCTGCTCGAGTCGGCGTTGCCGACGCTGAGGCGCTCGACGAAGAAAGGACCGCTGCTCGCCGCGTTGCAGTCGCTCGCCGACCTGCTCACGCAGCACAAGAACTACGCCGAGGCGCACGACGTGCTCGTCGAGGCGGAGGTGGTTTTGCAGTCGTTTCCCCATCCGCACCACGCGGCGTTCATCCTCACGAGCCGCGCGAACTTGTCGATGCTCGCCGGAGACTACGGCGCGTACTTGGAGGCGCTCGGCAAGCTCGAAGGACTCGCCGACGCGCTGGACGACTTGGAGTTGCGCTTGTGGACGACCGTGCGGCGAGCCGAGCACTTCTCGCGAGTGGGGCAGCACGGCGAAGCGCTCGCCCTGCTCGCGAAGTTCACGGGGCCGAGCGGCGAGGAGCCGCCCATCGAAATCACCGCGTTGCGCGGCGTGCTGGCACGGAGGCGAGGCGACTTGCGCAGCGCCGTCGGCTTGCTGCGCGGCGCTGCGCGGCGGTACGAGTCCCAAGGGCAGCGACCCGCGCACGCGCGCACCTTGCTGCAACTCTCGTACACGCATTACCTCGCGCGCGAGCTGAGGGAAGCGTCGGACGTGCTGCGGCGCGCCTTGGAAGGATTGATGGGGTTGTCGGCCCACACGGAGTTCCTGCCCGAGTTGGAAGAGCTCGCGGAGTTGCTGCACTTCGCCGCGCTGGAGCCCGACCTCGCGCCGATCCTCGTGCCCGTTTTGGACCGAGTCGCGGGATTGGCGGGAGCGGCGGCGCTCGACGCCGGCACGGCGCGCACCTTGATCGAGCTTCGCACGTTCGGCTCGGCGCGCGCCATGAAGGACGGGGTACCTCTCGGCTTCAACATGGAGGGGAGCGCCGCGATCTTGGCGTACCTCGCGCTCAATCCGGGACGAACGAGGCGAGACATCGAACTCGAGCTCTTCCCGGACCGCGATCCTGAAAAAGGGTATGTCAAAGCTTGCCTGCGCGAACTGCGCGACATGCTGGGACCGGAGGTGCTGGTGTCCGAGGGGCCGTACCGCGCTCCGCAGTACCGCATCGGGCGCGGGGTGACCGTGAATCTCGATTACAACACCTTCATGACGGCCGTCAACGCGGGCGACTTACCGCGCGCCTTCGCCGTGTACAAGGGTGACTTTCTCGCGAAGCTGACCGAGAGCGAGTGGGCGAGCGTGAAGCGTGAAAGCGCCCGCTTGGCCTTGCTGGAAGAAACGCGTCACCAAGTGGGCGTCGCGAAGGTCCATCGGGATCACGCGCGCGTGCTGCTTCTGGCGAGCGCGTACCTCAAAGTCGACGGCTACGAGCGCGAATTGCACGACGAGCGCGTGGCGGCGGCGCGCTTCGTGGCCTCGGCGGCGGAAATCGCGCAGTACGAAAGCGAGCGGCGCTCGGTGCAGAACTGA
- a CDS encoding phosphoenolpyruvate carboxylase — MSSLREDVSRLGRVLGNVLREQEGEAFFEKVESVRALVREARGGGSDAALRALLDEADTELAENLARAFAWYFQLVNLAEEYERVRSLRGREGPRPQSLEDALVTLKERGLSADEALALVQSVELIPTFTAHPTEMRRRTVRAHLAEIARELPDLGEEALEHVTAHVEAMWNTPELRRLRPTVLDEVKGGLWYVASIGQALPRLARDLRRAFERVYDVRADVRLPLRFASWMGGDRDGNPFVTPEATRDALALHAARAEGLLTDVLRRAYTFVSQEEGGEARPRAEVQALHDGVAAGADVDVATRLEALAGELRTERQVRTADELLGPPLTLARVFGRHLVSLDIREHSALTGAAVAHLLNEAGVRDYESRSEDEKLAVLTEELRSRRPLWPAGQELPEDLHRAISPIREVAEAARRVGPLAFGRYVISMSESVSDVLEPLVLAREVGFRVLPVPLFETLADLRHAPDIVRSLLNSPLYRAHLGSDTQEIMLGYSDSNKDAGFLAANWALHEAQRRISDVCREAGVSWRFFHGRGTSIGRGGGPASRAISGQPGGTIGAGLRITEQGEALSDKYSHPLLAHRNLEQALHGLLLAAARPPEALPPAWTDALTRAADASVVAYRALVEHPDFLKFFEDVTPIHEIARLNIASRPVRRGGPPTLQNLRAIPWVMSWTQNRANLPGWYGLGDGLSAVEPALLREMYREWPFFRAVLDNAQMSLAKSDMLIFAEYLRLTDDASLGREIHAAYDRTVRLVEDVVEAPLLSNEPRLKLSIELRNPYVDPIHRLQVELLRRARAHGADEDMERALLLSIQGIAAGMRNTG, encoded by the coding sequence ATGAGTTCACTCAGGGAAGACGTCAGTCGTCTCGGGCGGGTGCTCGGAAACGTGCTGCGCGAGCAAGAAGGCGAAGCGTTCTTCGAGAAGGTCGAGAGCGTGCGGGCGCTCGTGCGCGAAGCGCGCGGAGGCGGCTCGGACGCGGCGCTCCGCGCGCTGCTCGACGAGGCGGACACGGAACTCGCCGAGAACCTCGCGCGCGCCTTCGCGTGGTATTTCCAGCTCGTGAATCTCGCCGAGGAGTACGAGCGGGTTCGCAGCTTGCGCGGACGGGAGGGCCCCAGACCGCAAAGCTTGGAGGACGCCCTCGTGACGCTCAAGGAGCGCGGCTTGAGCGCCGACGAGGCCCTCGCGCTCGTGCAGAGCGTGGAGCTCATCCCGACGTTCACCGCCCACCCGACCGAGATGCGGCGCCGTACCGTGCGCGCGCACCTCGCCGAAATCGCCCGCGAACTGCCCGACCTCGGCGAGGAAGCCTTGGAGCACGTCACGGCGCACGTGGAGGCGATGTGGAACACGCCCGAACTGCGCCGCCTCCGGCCCACCGTCCTCGACGAGGTGAAGGGCGGCTTGTGGTACGTCGCGTCGATCGGCCAGGCGCTGCCGAGGCTCGCGCGCGACCTTCGGCGCGCATTCGAACGCGTGTACGACGTGCGCGCCGACGTGCGCCTCCCGCTGCGCTTCGCTTCCTGGATGGGCGGCGACCGTGACGGCAATCCGTTCGTGACGCCCGAGGCGACGCGCGACGCGCTCGCGCTTCACGCCGCGCGCGCCGAAGGCCTCCTCACCGACGTGTTGCGCCGCGCCTACACTTTCGTCAGTCAGGAGGAGGGCGGCGAGGCGAGGCCGCGCGCCGAAGTGCAGGCCCTGCACGACGGGGTCGCGGCGGGGGCGGACGTGGACGTGGCGACGCGCCTCGAAGCGCTCGCGGGTGAGCTGCGGACCGAACGTCAAGTCCGGACGGCGGACGAACTTCTCGGGCCGCCCTTGACGCTCGCGCGAGTGTTCGGCCGCCACCTCGTCAGCCTCGACATCCGAGAACACAGCGCGCTCACCGGCGCGGCCGTCGCGCACTTGCTGAACGAGGCGGGCGTTCGAGACTACGAGTCGAGAAGCGAGGACGAGAAGCTCGCCGTACTCACCGAGGAGTTGCGCTCGCGCCGCCCGCTGTGGCCCGCCGGACAGGAGCTGCCGGAAGACTTGCACCGCGCGATCTCTCCGATTCGTGAAGTCGCCGAGGCGGCTCGGCGGGTGGGGCCGCTCGCCTTCGGTCGCTACGTCATCTCGATGAGCGAGAGCGTCTCGGACGTGCTGGAGCCGCTCGTGCTCGCCCGTGAAGTCGGCTTTCGCGTGCTGCCCGTGCCGCTTTTCGAGACCCTGGCCGATTTGCGCCACGCGCCCGACATCGTTCGCTCGCTGCTGAACTCGCCGCTGTACCGCGCGCACCTCGGCTCGGACACGCAAGAGATCATGCTGGGTTACAGCGATTCGAACAAGGACGCGGGCTTCCTGGCCGCGAACTGGGCGTTGCACGAAGCTCAGCGGCGCATCTCGGACGTGTGCCGTGAAGCGGGCGTGTCGTGGCGCTTCTTTCACGGGCGCGGCACGTCCATCGGTCGAGGCGGTGGGCCCGCGTCGCGCGCCATTTCCGGGCAGCCCGGCGGCACGATCGGGGCGGGCTTGCGCATCACCGAGCAAGGCGAGGCGCTCTCGGACAAGTACAGTCACCCGCTTTTGGCGCACCGAAACTTGGAGCAAGCGCTTCATGGCCTGCTTCTGGCCGCCGCGCGCCCGCCCGAAGCGTTGCCGCCCGCGTGGACGGACGCTCTCACGCGCGCGGCCGACGCGTCCGTCGTCGCGTACCGAGCGTTGGTGGAGCATCCGGACTTTTTGAAGTTCTTCGAGGACGTCACGCCCATCCACGAAATCGCGCGTCTCAACATCGCTTCGCGGCCCGTGCGCCGCGGCGGACCGCCCACCTTGCAAAACCTGCGGGCCATTCCTTGGGTCATGAGCTGGACGCAAAACCGCGCGAACCTTCCCGGCTGGTACGGTCTTGGCGACGGGCTGAGCGCCGTGGAGCCCGCTTTGCTGCGCGAGATGTACCGCGAGTGGCCCTTTTTCCGCGCGGTCCTTGACAACGCGCAGATGAGCCTCGCCAAGAGCGACATGCTGATCTTCGCGGAGTACCTGCGCCTCACGGACGACGCGAGCCTCGGGCGTGAAATCCACGCGGCCTACGACCGCACCGTGCGGCTCGTGGAGGACGTCGTGGAAGCGCCGCTCTTGTCGAACGAGCCGCGCCTCAAGCTTTCCATCGAACTTCGCAATCCTTACGTGGACCCGATTCACCGCCTGCAGGTGGAGTTGTTGCGGCGTGCCCGCGCACACGGCGCCGACGAGGACATGGAGCGGGCGTTGCTGCTCAGCATTCAAGGCATCGCGGCGGGCATGAGGAACACCGGCTGA
- a CDS encoding ABC transporter permease translates to MTREPARSLPVTLARAYLRRRRTQNVITVLGIAVGVMVLITALSLTNGFSRALVDATLRATPQLTLNHYAPPSAPVDEVERRIGRDSDVTAFTPYFADKALLTRPADQGRSAGVDFATIFGVTPRAADVLTLTPRERDLVRSLRPGEIVLGSALAQSVGAFEGDKLRLLNSSQRRGELRVKGLFRTGNFVIDSGYAFVRIETLQKLANTKGITGYQARLRDPDRAPGVGRRLVRGEPMLAIPWQDLNRTLIDQLALQKRVIGFVVFLIVIVAAFGIANVLTLTVFEKTSDIAILRAIGAKRRAIQGAFVLQGLFLGGVGLVLGNVLALLVAAYFTVRPFQLPGDLYFISALPVELRITDVLWVNAVSLATTLLAALLPARRAANIEPARVIR, encoded by the coding sequence GTGACGCGCGAACCAGCCCGCTCTCTTCCCGTGACGCTCGCCCGGGCCTATCTGCGTCGCCGACGCACGCAAAACGTCATCACCGTGCTCGGCATCGCGGTCGGCGTGATGGTCCTCATCACGGCCCTGTCGCTCACGAACGGCTTTTCACGCGCCTTGGTCGACGCGACGTTGCGCGCCACGCCGCAGCTCACGCTCAATCACTACGCGCCGCCCAGCGCGCCCGTAGACGAAGTCGAACGTCGCATCGGCCGCGACTCGGACGTGACGGCGTTCACGCCGTACTTCGCGGACAAGGCCCTGCTCACGCGGCCCGCCGATCAAGGACGCTCGGCCGGAGTCGACTTCGCGACGATCTTCGGCGTGACGCCACGAGCCGCCGACGTCCTGACGCTCACGCCGCGAGAACGCGATCTCGTGCGCTCGCTGCGTCCGGGTGAAATCGTCCTCGGAAGCGCCCTTGCGCAGTCCGTCGGAGCATTCGAAGGCGACAAGTTGCGTCTCTTGAACTCGTCTCAGCGAAGAGGCGAATTGCGCGTCAAAGGCTTGTTTCGTACCGGCAACTTCGTCATCGATTCCGGCTACGCCTTCGTCCGCATCGAAACGCTGCAAAAACTCGCCAACACCAAGGGCATCACGGGGTACCAAGCGCGTCTTCGCGATCCGGACCGCGCTCCCGGCGTCGGGCGACGCCTCGTGCGCGGCGAACCGATGCTCGCCATTCCCTGGCAGGACCTCAACCGCACCCTCATCGATCAACTCGCCTTGCAAAAGCGCGTGATCGGCTTCGTGGTGTTCCTCATCGTGATCGTCGCCGCGTTCGGAATCGCCAACGTCCTCACCTTGACCGTCTTCGAGAAGACGAGCGACATCGCCATCCTGCGCGCCATCGGCGCGAAGCGGCGCGCGATTCAAGGCGCCTTCGTTTTGCAAGGCTTGTTCCTCGGCGGCGTCGGCTTGGTGCTCGGCAACGTCTTGGCGTTGCTCGTGGCCGCGTACTTCACGGTGCGGCCTTTTCAATTGCCCGGAGACTTGTACTTCATCTCTGCCTTGCCGGTCGAACTGCGCATCACCGACGTGCTGTGGGTGAACGCCGTGAGCCTCGCAACGACGCTGCTCGCCGCCTTGCTTCCCGCTCGGCGCGCCGCGAACATCGAGCCTGCCCGCGTCATTCGCTGA
- a CDS encoding HD-GYP domain-containing protein: MIDARKSDQPQSQPLRGVVPDEVLRHGEDVAKLSLRVADEIGLGAYERLVLAWGARIHDIGKARVPTGILEKPGPLTPAERGLIEQHPAWGVEMAPQSPIMVREIVLHHHERWDGSGYPEHLNGPNIPLLARIVAVCDVFDALVSDRPYRSAWSREDAVTYIEHASGREFDPSVVDAFMRVMNASA; this comes from the coding sequence GTGATCGACGCCCGCAAATCCGATCAACCGCAGAGTCAGCCTCTGCGCGGCGTCGTGCCCGACGAAGTGCTTCGCCACGGCGAGGACGTCGCGAAGCTTTCGCTTCGGGTCGCCGACGAGATCGGATTGGGAGCGTACGAACGGCTCGTGCTCGCGTGGGGCGCGCGCATCCACGACATCGGCAAGGCGCGCGTTCCGACGGGAATTCTCGAGAAGCCCGGACCGCTCACGCCCGCCGAACGCGGCTTGATCGAGCAGCATCCCGCGTGGGGCGTCGAGATGGCGCCGCAATCTCCGATCATGGTGCGTGAAATCGTGCTGCATCACCACGAGCGCTGGGACGGAAGCGGCTATCCCGAACACTTGAACGGCCCGAACATTCCCCTGCTCGCCCGGATCGTCGCCGTGTGCGACGTCTTCGACGCCCTCGTCTCCGATCGTCCTTACCGTTCGGCGTGGTCGAGGGAAGACGCGGTGACTTACATCGAACACGCCTCAGGTCGAGAGTTCGATCCCAGCGTCGTGGACGCGTTCATGCGCGTGATGAACGCCTCCGCTTGA
- a CDS encoding 3D domain-containing protein has product MSHSSRTFLTLTLSTMTGVALAATPILPDAAIATTAVRAALETSTAPSKATPSKAPAAATSEANTPVPPAVAAFQQAVAPRVNTVASQVALANTAKQATVVKTTAKTTATKTTASKTATTTKTAASAKTSTTTKVTTNAKASTSAKSTATTASAKKTVVPTPAQVRQTSIARVQQTASLNATGRSTVVRATAYNSLANQTDSTPFVTATGTRTRFGVIALSRDLLRLFPYGTRVRLEDLSGQYSNMLRNQIFIVEDTMHPRKANTIDVWMSSRSQALQWGARTVRITALR; this is encoded by the coding sequence ATGTCTCATTCTTCTCGCACGTTCCTGACTCTGACCTTATCGACCATGACGGGCGTCGCCCTCGCCGCGACCCCTATTCTTCCTGACGCGGCGATCGCCACGACGGCGGTGCGCGCCGCCCTGGAAACGTCGACCGCGCCCAGCAAAGCCACACCCAGCAAGGCTCCCGCCGCTGCGACCTCGGAGGCCAACACGCCCGTTCCTCCTGCCGTCGCAGCCTTTCAACAAGCGGTCGCGCCTCGTGTGAACACGGTCGCCTCTCAAGTTGCCCTCGCCAACACCGCCAAGCAAGCGACCGTCGTGAAGACGACCGCCAAAACGACGGCGACGAAGACAACCGCTTCGAAGACCGCTACGACCACGAAGACGGCTGCGTCCGCCAAGACCAGCACGACCACGAAGGTCACCACGAACGCGAAGGCCAGCACGAGCGCCAAGAGCACGGCAACAACCGCGAGCGCCAAGAAGACGGTCGTTCCCACCCCCGCGCAAGTGCGGCAAACCTCGATCGCCCGCGTGCAGCAGACCGCGTCGCTGAACGCCACGGGTCGCTCGACGGTCGTGCGCGCCACCGCCTACAACTCCCTGGCCAACCAGACGGACTCCACGCCCTTCGTCACGGCCACGGGAACGCGGACGCGCTTCGGCGTCATCGCCCTTTCGCGCGACTTGCTGCGGCTCTTTCCCTACGGAACCCGCGTGCGCCTCGAAGACCTCTCGGGACAGTACAGCAACATGCTGCGCAACCAGATCTTCATCGTCGAGGACACGATGCACCCTCGCAAGGCCAACACCATCGACGTCTGGATGAGCTCTCGAAGCCAAGCCCTGCAATGGGGCGCGCGCACCGTGCGCATCACCGCCCTTCGCTGA